The Magnolia sinica isolate HGM2019 chromosome 10, MsV1, whole genome shotgun sequence genome includes a window with the following:
- the LOC131216959 gene encoding uncharacterized protein LOC131216959 yields the protein MIAVVCMQVRGKDCCCEGHFFSYRIMSKTFRCQIYQLDSLTILQSGNLTQQSQSSVEVKMDDDMEEVRRQTVACVAMADTYMVMSVAEYYQLYRLKSHHVKESLGGAASLMKSLTRLIRNVLHDCA from the exons ATGATTGCAG TGGTCTGCATGCAGGTTAGGGGGAAGGACTGTTGCTGTGAAGGCCATTTTTTTTCCTATAGGATTATGTCTAA GACATTCAGGTGCCAAATCTACCAGCTGGACTCTCTAACTATCTTGCAAAGCGGCAATCTGACCCAGCAGTCACAATCAAG TGTTGAAGTGAAGATGGATGATGATATGGAGGAAGTGAGGAGACAGACTGTGGCATGTGTTGCAATGGCAGATACATACATGGTGATGAGTGTTGCGGAATACTACCAGCTGTACAGACTAAAAAGCCATCACGTCAAGGAGAGCTTGGGTGGAGCAGCTTCATTAATGAAATCATTAACAAGACTGATACGGAATGTCTTGCACGACTGTGCATAA